A genomic segment from Methanolobus zinderi encodes:
- the glnA gene encoding type I glutamate--ammonia ligase has product MVKSNPVTKEEVLQAVTENDVKFIRIQFTDTMGMIKSWAIPAEDLDEAFENGVMFDGSSIEGFTRIEESDMILMPDPTTFRILPWRPQEGAVARIIGDVYRPNGQPFEGDPRYVLKRAIEKAAEKGYTMNIGPECEFFLFELDENGHPTTNLTDHGGYFDFTPLDKAQDVRRAIDFALEDMGFKIEASHHEVAPSQHEINFRFGDVLTTCDNIVTFKYVVKSIAAHMGYYATFMPKPLFGENGSGMHSNQSLMKDGKNAFYDPNTSDQLSETAKQYIAGLLTHVRDFAAITNSTVNSYKRLVPGYEAPIYCTWSSANRSSLIRIPATRGKGTRVELRCPDPACNPYLAFAAMLCAGLDGIEKGMDAGTSTDVNLFQLSEEDREAKGIESMPGNLKEAIDLMAGSDFVKDVLGEHVFKNYIESKTAQWDDYKAQVHQWELDTYLSIL; this is encoded by the coding sequence ATGGTAAAATCAAATCCAGTAACAAAGGAAGAAGTGTTACAGGCTGTAACTGAGAACGATGTTAAATTCATAAGAATCCAATTCACCGACACAATGGGTATGATCAAAAGCTGGGCAATCCCTGCAGAAGATCTCGATGAAGCATTTGAAAATGGTGTAATGTTCGATGGTTCATCAATCGAAGGTTTCACAAGGATCGAAGAGTCCGACATGATCCTCATGCCAGACCCAACAACCTTCAGAATTCTCCCATGGAGACCTCAGGAAGGCGCAGTCGCCCGTATCATTGGTGATGTATACAGACCAAACGGTCAACCATTCGAAGGCGACCCAAGATACGTCCTGAAAAGAGCTATCGAGAAGGCAGCAGAAAAGGGCTACACAATGAATATCGGTCCTGAGTGTGAATTCTTCCTGTTTGAGCTCGATGAGAATGGTCACCCAACCACAAACCTTACAGACCACGGTGGATATTTCGACTTCACACCTCTTGACAAGGCACAGGATGTAAGAAGAGCAATAGACTTTGCTCTTGAGGATATGGGATTCAAGATCGAAGCATCCCACCACGAGGTAGCTCCATCACAGCACGAGATAAACTTCAGATTCGGTGATGTACTTACCACATGTGACAACATTGTAACATTCAAATATGTTGTAAAGTCCATTGCAGCACACATGGGCTACTACGCAACATTCATGCCAAAACCACTCTTTGGTGAAAACGGTTCAGGTATGCACTCCAACCAGTCCCTCATGAAGGACGGCAAGAACGCATTCTACGATCCAAACACATCAGACCAGCTCTCAGAAACTGCAAAGCAGTACATTGCAGGTCTCCTCACACATGTCCGTGACTTCGCTGCAATCACAAATTCAACAGTAAACTCATACAAGAGACTTGTTCCAGGATATGAGGCACCTATCTACTGTACATGGTCTTCAGCAAACCGCAGTTCCCTTATCAGGATCCCTGCAACAAGAGGAAAGGGTACAAGGGTAGAACTGAGATGCCCGGACCCAGCATGTAACCCATACCTTGCATTCGCTGCAATGCTCTGTGCAGGTCTTGACGGTATTGAGAAGGGAATGGATGCAGGAACATCAACCGATGTAAACCTCTTCCAGCTCTCCGAGGAAGACAGAGAAGCAAAAGGTATCGAATCCATGCCAGGTAACCTTAAGGAAGCAATTGACCTTATGGCTGGTAGTGACTTTGTCAAGGATGTGCTTGGTGAGCATGTATTTAAGAACTACATCGAATCCAAGACTGCCCAGTGGGACGATTACAAGGCTCAGGTCCACCAGTGGGAACTTGACACCTATCTTAGCATATTGTAA